One window of Vitis riparia cultivar Riparia Gloire de Montpellier isolate 1030 chromosome 5, EGFV_Vit.rip_1.0, whole genome shotgun sequence genomic DNA carries:
- the LOC117914226 gene encoding fatty acyl-CoA reductase 2-like: MMTSFFKTSVIELKAVQKSSHVHRNDHGHGTNISTSLWKRKHTGIFCCQSGESDRALMQQSKTQKVRALKEMAVSTTTTTPNTSITNGLGILQFLAGKTYFITGATGLLAKAVVEKILRAAPDVGKIFVLIKAKNKEAAVDRLKTEIINSELFECLKQRHGKYYQDFMLSKLAPVVGNLCESDLGIDANLISEIAEEVDVIINSAANTNFEERYDVSLHANTIGPCRLMDFAKKYCKNLRVFLHVSTAYVNGEREGMITEKPFYMGESIAREKVASELLPLSYPALDVDDEIEIALDSKVAFEGNLEDQKMKELGLERASIHGWHNPYEFTKAMGEMMINSMRGDIPLVIIRPTAIESTLEDPFPGWIQGNRMLDPMILSYGKGNLPSFLVNPEAVIDMIPVDMVVNAIIAAMAKHGIAGKPGIEVYHVGSSAVNPLPLGDLFKYSYEHFICSPINMDTEGKTVDMKEMKFFSSMDDFSSHMQTEIVQQRRLAISGNNASQRLERKCKMIVEHAINLARVYQPYMFFRGRFDNSNTHNLMEGMSEEEMKRFRLDVENVDWEDYITNIHIPGLKKHVMKGRGMPK; the protein is encoded by the exons ATGATGACTTCTTTCTTCAAAACTTCAGTCATTGAACTGAAAGCAGTGCAGAAATCATCTCATGTTCATAGAAATGACCATGGACATGGCACTAACATCTCTACTTCCTTGTGGAAGAGGAAGCACACTGGCATCTTCTGTTGCCAGAGTGGTGAAAGTGATAGAGCTTTGATGCAGCAATCGAAGACTCAAAAAGTTAGAGCTTTGAAAGAGATGGCAGtgtccaccaccaccaccacccccaATACTTCCATCACTAATGGTCTTGGAATTCTTCAGTTCCTTGCAGGGAAGACCTATTTTATAACTGGTGCAACTGGGTTACTAGCCAAAG CTGTTGTTGAGAAGATACTACGAGCAGCACCTGATGTCGGTAAAATCTTCGTCTTGATCAAGGCGAAGAACAAGGAAGCTGCAGTGGACAGATTGAAAACTGAG aTCATAAATTCAGAGCTATTTGAGTGCTTGAAACAAAGGCATGGGAAGTATTATCAAGATTTCATGCTAAGCAAACTGGCTCCTGTTGTTGGGAACTTGTGTGAGTCTGATCTTGGCATCGATGCAAATTTGATTTCAGAGATTGCAGAGGAAGTTGACGTTATAATAAATTCAGCAGCCAATACAAATTTTGAGGAGAG GTATGATGTTTCTCTCCATGCAAACACAATAGGACCTTGTCGACTAATGGACTTTGCAAAAAAGTACTGCAAGAATCTTAGAGTTTTCCTACATGTATCAACCG CTTATGTTAATGGAGAAAGAGAGGGAATGATCACGGAGAAGCCCTTCTACATGGGAGAGAGCATAGCAAGGGAGAAGGTCGCCTCTGAACTCTTACCATTATCATACCCTGCGTTGGATGTTGATGATGAAATAGAGATAGCTTTGGATTCAAAGGTGGCTTTTGAAGGCAACTTAGAAGATCAGAAGATGAAAGAATTGGGTTTGGAGAG GGCAAGTATTCATGGATGGCATAACCCATATGAGTTCACCAAGGCCATGGGGGAGATGATGATAAATAGCATGAGAGGAGACATACCTCTGGTCATTATTCGTCCAACCGCCATCGAAAGCACCCTCGAAGATCCTTTCCCTGGATGGATACAAGGAAACAG AATGCTGGACCCAATGATTTTATCCTATGGAAAAGGCAACCTCCCAAGCTTTTTAGTGAATCCAGAAGCAGTCATTGATATG ATTCCCGTCGACATGGTTGTGAATGCAATCATAGCAGCAATGGCAAAGCATGGGATTGCAGGAAAACCAGGCATCGAAGTCTACCATGTTGGTTCTTCTGCTGTAAATCCGCTACCGCTTGGTGACTTGTTCAAGTACTCCTATGAGCACTTCATTTGTTCCCCTATTAATATGGACACAGAAGGGAAGACAGTGGACATGAAGGAAATGAAGTTTTTCAGCTCAATGGATGACTTCTCCTCTCATATGCAAACAGAGATAGTTCAGCAAAGGAGGTTGGCGATTTCAGGCAATAACGCATCTCAAAGGCTCGAAAGGAAGTGCAAAATGATAGTTGAACATGCTATAAACTTGGCTAGGGTATACCAGCCCTATATGTTCTTTAGAGGAAG GTTTGACAATAGCAACACCCATAATCTAATGGAAGGCATGTCTGAAGAAGAGATGAAGAGATTTCGACTTGATGTTGAGAATGTGGACTGGGAAGACTATATCACCAACATTCACATTCCAGGCCTGAAGAAGCATGTTATGAAGGGTAGAGGAATGCCTAAATAA